A window from Argopecten irradians isolate NY chromosome 3, Ai_NY, whole genome shotgun sequence encodes these proteins:
- the LOC138319682 gene encoding uncharacterized protein encodes MSTLQVELWCQIPPTPNLQENTPSSNIQLNTPSPNLPPNIPFLNLPPETPSPNLPPNTLSLNLPPNTPSLNLPPNTPSLNPPSNKPSLSFLPNIPSPNLPPNLPSLNLPPNTPSLNPPSNKPSLSFLPNLPSPNLPPNLPSPNLPPNTPSLKLPPNTPSLNPPPTNHPLAFHSTYHSLIFLKRYLFPYFPPNTPSSYLPPNTPSLNLPLNTPSINLPPNTPTIYLPLKTLSLKLPPNTLSFNPPPNTPSLSFPPNIPSPNLPPNTIP; translated from the exons ATGAGCACGCTACAGGTCGAGCTATGGTGCCA GATTCCACCAACCCCTAACCTTCAAGAAAACACACCATCCTCTAACATTCAACTCAACACACCATCCCCTAACCTTCCACCCAACATACCATTCCTTAACCTTCCACCCGAAACACCATCCCCTAACCTTCCACCCAACACACTATCTCTTAACCTTCCACCCAACACACCATCCCTTAACCTTCCACCCAACACACCATCCCTTAACCCTCCATCCAACAAACCATCCCTTAGCTTTCTACCCAACATACCATCCCCTAACCTTCCACCCAACTTACCATCCCTTAACCTTCCACCCAACACACCATCCCTTAACCCTCCATCCAACAAACCTTCCCTTAGCTTTCTACCCAACTTACCATCCCCTAACCTTCCACCCAACTTACCATCCCCTAACCTTCCACCCAACACACCATCCCTTAAACTTCCACCCAACACGCCATCCCTTAACCCTCCACCCACAAACCATCCCTTAGCTTTCCACTCAACATACCATTCCCTAATCTTCCTCAAAAGATACCTGTTCCCTTACTTTCCACCCAACACACCATCCTCTTACCTTCCACCAAACACACCATCCCTTAACCTTCCACTCAACACACCATCCATTAACCTTCCACCAAACACACCAACAATTTACCTTCCACTCAAGACACTATCCCTTAAACTTCCACCCAACACATTATCCTTTAACCCTCCACCCAACACACCATCCCTTAGCTTTCCACCCAACATACCATCCCCTAATCTTCCACCAAACACCATCCCCTAA